The following proteins are co-located in the Clostridiales bacterium genome:
- the whiA gene encoding DNA-binding protein WhiA, which translates to MSKSEFNENLVTEILKKASQFNTQEERFSYLSAIGKVNGSIEYTNGRMNFVFSVPTVDIAMNIVDILKKDFPTLIEILMPKTKNNKGSGGKHYAVCVPNVITVDVMRDLGLIKMKDGEVIAFVSTIPELVYKSQKNTEAYFDGLFVACGAIFVPSMNENNKKDGYHFEFAQQSEDLSDSLVQLLNIYGIHPKTSERNQNILVYLKDKDEILGMLGILGAVESAAALKNIINERLTSNIINRSAICEAANLDKTFVAASKHLLAIGNIEEAVGLDTLPKELYDTAQARMSMPQASLTELSEVLGVSKSCLNHRLRKIVEIAEQYTDK; encoded by the coding sequence ATGTCAAAATCTGAATTTAATGAGAACTTGGTAACTGAAATATTAAAGAAGGCCTCTCAGTTCAACACACAAGAAGAGAGGTTTTCTTATCTTTCTGCTATTGGGAAAGTAAATGGTTCTATAGAATATACAAACGGAAGAATGAATTTTGTGTTCAGTGTTCCTACCGTTGACATTGCTATGAATATCGTAGATATTCTAAAGAAAGATTTTCCAACATTAATAGAGATTTTGATGCCAAAGACAAAGAATAATAAAGGATCCGGAGGAAAACACTATGCTGTTTGTGTTCCAAATGTCATTACTGTTGATGTGATGAGAGATTTGGGACTTATAAAAATGAAGGATGGAGAAGTTATTGCCTTTGTTTCAACTATTCCAGAACTTGTATATAAATCCCAAAAGAATACAGAGGCATATTTTGACGGATTGTTTGTTGCTTGTGGAGCAATATTTGTACCATCAATGAACGAAAACAATAAAAAGGATGGCTATCACTTTGAGTTTGCTCAACAATCAGAAGACTTGTCAGATTCTCTAGTGCAATTACTTAATATATATGGCATACATCCAAAGACAAGTGAAAGAAATCAAAATATCTTGGTTTATCTAAAAGATAAAGATGAGATATTGGGTATGCTTGGAATATTGGGCGCAGTAGAGAGCGCAGCTGCCCTTAAAAACATTATTAATGAAAGACTAACATCTAATATTATAAATCGTTCTGCTATTTGTGAGGCTGCAAATTTAGATAAAACATTTGTTGCAGCATCTAAACATTTGCTAGCAATTGGCAATATAGAAGAGGCAGTTGGATTAGATACTTTACCTAAAGAATTATATGATACAGCTCAGGCAAGGATGAGTATGCCTCAAGCATCGTTAACTGAACTATCAGAGGTTTTAGGTGTATCAAAAAGCTGTTTAAACCATCGATTACGTAAAATCGTTGAAATTGCAGAACAATATACCGATAAATAA